Proteins encoded in a region of the Micropterus dolomieu isolate WLL.071019.BEF.003 ecotype Adirondacks linkage group LG09, ASM2129224v1, whole genome shotgun sequence genome:
- the nfe2l3 gene encoding nuclear factor erythroid 2-related factor 3, with translation MQVAKKYLTEGLIQLTILLSLIGVRVDIDSYLSGYYTPLIEINLGPSSAYTQTPFHNLRDTLDGYSVHPKCPELDYFFASRRLLDEVRTLGSPRFPTQLNAWLVHQVSATDKAECGPSTSNNTDTNSRLESPGDEARDDREHLPDCGQEVCQTTPELLQGPCNAGACGFLKEEDDVKVKQEEELSPLTQLAHSSTLEQESLLEGITTLSDPAQPPPTIDIDQHWSNLLSLSVTDLDDLDSLVTERLSDLDTDITSAISQDVSLHDAMVTNAGVFGGVSERVESRPVTQQQRALFRLESTGSSHSDTSPGMAVGLAALPFASVCNMTGNVSQHSALGGCLDEAVFDQINQLGLEGLDTIDTQLMGCLESIDPQVLEDLDSDSGLSLESSSGGPVSPGSSEMSSSSSSYCEDECGATGYSSEVDSLSTKGIVDYTTTWSPIDLSESVWHDHTYSSPAFYNQPSVTLPHKGVKEEPLSDDDGQSLDERELSRDELRARAMFIPFSVLQIVNMPVEEFLEVLDGHGFSPEQVTLLRDIRRRGKNKLAAQNCRKRKLDAITGLQEEVERLQAQRDRLLREKQLTAKTMGAVGQQIKQLTRDVLARLRDDSGQPLNPERFTLQCGANGRVVVQPVRQPAVSKSTGNNTDKRKKEKKQ, from the exons ATGCAAGTCGCGAAAAAATACCTCACAGAAGGCCTGATTCAGTTAACGATCTTACTCAGTTTGATTGGAGTTCGTGTGGACATCGACAGCTACTTAAGTGGCTATTATACGCCTCTGATAGAGATTAACTTGGGTCCTAGCTCAGCCTACACCCAGACACCCTTTCATAATTTGAGAGACACTCTTGACGGATACAGTGTGCACCCAAAATGTCCCGAGTTGGACTATTTCTTTGCAAGTCGTCGGCTACTAGACGAGGTGAGGACCCTTGGCTCCCCGCGGTTCCCCACACAGTTGAACGCATGGCTGGTACACCAAGTGTCTGCCACTGACAAAGCTGAATGTGGGCCTTCAACCAGCAACAACACTGACACCAACTCACGGTTAGAAAGCCCCGGGGACGAAGCCAGGGATGACAGGGAGCACCTGCCTGACTGTGGCCAAGAGGTGTGCCAAACAACCCCTGAACTCCTACAGGGGCCTTGTAATGCTGGAGCATGCGGGTTTCTTAAAGag GAGGATGATGTCAAAGTTAAACAGGAGGAAGAACTTAGCCCACTCACTCAACTGGCTCACAGTTCCACACTGGAACAAGAG AGTCTGCTTGAAGGCATCACCACTCTGTCTGATCCAGCACAACCTCCTCCCACCATTGATATTGACCAGCACTGGAGCAATTTACTCTCCCTGTCTGTTACTGACCTTGAT GACTTGGACTCCCTTGTTACTGAGCGTCTGTCAGATCTCGACACAGACATCACCAGCGCAATCAGCCAGGATGTCAGTTTGCATGATGCTATGGTAACCAATGCTGGAGTGTTTGGTGGGGTGTCTGAAAGAGTTGAGTCCAGGCCAGTCACCCAACAACAAAGAGCCCTCTTCCGACTGGAATCCACAGGCTCCTCGCACTCGGATACGTCACCAGGGATGGCAGTGGGCCTGGCTGCTCTCCCCTTTGCTTCAGTATGTAATATGACTGGAAACGTGTCACAACATAGTGCACTGGGTGGCTGTCTGGATGAGGCAGTGTTTGACCAGATCAATCAGCTTGGTTTGGAAGGCCTGGACACCATAGACACCCAGCTGATGGGCTGTTTGGAGAGCATAGACCCACAGGTTCTCGAGGACTTGGACTCAGACTCTGGTCTCTCCTTGGAGAGCAGCTCTGGAGGTCCAGTCTCCCCAG GCTCATCCGAGATGTCATCGTCATCCAGTTCATATTGTGAGGATGAGTGTGGAGCTACAGGCTACAGCAGTGAGGTGGATTCACTCTCCACAAAAGGCATCGTGGACTACACCACAACATGGTCACCCATTGATCTTAGTGAGAGTGTGTGGCATGACCACACCTACTCATCTCCTGCTTTCTATAATCAGCCGTCAGTAACACTTCCCCACAAAGGTGTTAAAGAGGAGCCTCTAAGCGATGATGATGGGCAAAGTTTAGATGAGAGGGAGCTGAGTCGTGATGAGTTGCGCGCACGTGCAATGTTTATCCCGTTCTCTGTTCTGCAAATTGTCAACATGCCAGTGGAGGAGTTCCTGGAGGTCCTCGACGGTCATGGCTTCTCCCCTGAACAGGTGACACTCCTGAGGGACATCCGCAGGCGGGGAAAGAACAAACTGGCAGCACAAAACTGCCGGAAGCGCAAACTAGATGCCATCACAGGGCTCCAGGAGGAGGTGGAAAGGTTGCAGGCTCAGAGAGACAGGCTACTGAGGGAGAAACAGCTTACAGCCAAGACAATGGGTGCTGTGGGCCAGCAGATAAAGCAGCTGaccagagatgtcctggcccgGCTGAGGGATGATTCAGGACAGCCCCTGAACCCAGAAAGATTCACCCTGCAGTGCGGGGCTAACGGGAGGGTTGTAGTTCAGCCTGTAAGACAACCTGCTGTCTCCAAATCAACTGGCAACAACACAGacaagagaaagaaggagaaaaaacaatga